A genomic region of Capsicum annuum cultivar UCD-10X-F1 unplaced genomic scaffold, UCD10Xv1.1 ctg69372, whole genome shotgun sequence contains the following coding sequences:
- the LOC124894084 gene encoding uncharacterized protein LOC124894084 translates to MRNCPMIGEEENSLLMALFWQQEILESIKACAGDKAPGPDGFSMAFFSQCWGTININLVVAVQNFHKEEIFEKSINATFVALILKIVGAMELKDFRSMSLRMGFGAKWINWANYCINTVKFSVLINRTPSGFFPSQRGLRQGDPPSPFLFILAMEGLSNMIQTAKERAWIRGFQVGTRAINLEITHLQYADDTLVFCEAEKDQMLFLRVIFIIFEAVFDLHINWGKSFIYPINEVVEVDNLAAILGGRVGELPTIYLGMPSKSKGIWNG, encoded by the exons ATGAGGAACTGTCCAATGATCGGAGAAGAGGAAAATAGCTTACTGATGGCACTATTTTGGCAACAAGAAATTCTGGAGAGTATAAAAGCATGTGCAGGTGACAAAGCACCAGGACCTGACGGTTTTTCCATGGCTTTCTTTAGCCAATGTTGGGGAACCATCAACATTAACCTAGTTGTAGCAGTACAGAATTTTCACAAGGAAGAAATCTTCGAGAAGAGCATCAATGCCACATTTGTAGCTCTAATACTAAAGATAGTAGGGGCTATGGAGTTGAAAGATTTCAGATCTATGAGCTTG AGAATGGGATTTGGAGCTAAATGGATCAACTGGGCGAATTATTGCATTAACACAGTCAAATTTTCTGTACTAATCAATAGAACTCCCAGTGGTTTTTTTCCTTCACAAAGGGGCTTGAGACAGGGAGATCCCCCGTCTCCCTTCCTTTTCATCCTAGCAATGGAAGGACTTAGCAACATGATTCAGACGGCTAAAGAAAGAGCTTGGATCAGGGGTTTTCAGGTTGGCACTAGGGCAATAAACTTGGAAATAACTCATCTGCAATATGCAGATGACACTCTAGTCTTTTGTGAAGCAGAGAAGGACCAGATGTTATTCCTTAGGGTGATTTTCATCATATTTGAAGCTGTTTTTGATTTACACATCAACTGGGGAAAGAGCTTCATTTATCCTATAAATGAAGTGGTAGAGGTGGACAATTTGGCAGCAATCTTGGGTGGTAGAGTAGGTGAGCTACCAACCATATATTTAGGCATGCCTAGCAAGTCTAAAGGGATCTGGAATGGG